In Rhodothermales bacterium, the sequence GCAGAAGCCGTCGTACGCCGCGCTGCTGAAACGTGCGGAGGCCGTCTATCAGCAAATAGCGGCCCTGGGGATCGCCCGACGGGAATCCAGCCCGGCGAAGCAGCGCGCGGGGGTCTGAGCGATGAAGCCGCGCAACACGTATTTCGTCTGCCTCGGCCAGGGGAAGGCGCCTATCGCATGGGATCCGTTCGATCAGGAGCGCCAGATCAACCTGCATACCGACTATTTCGGCAAGGCGATGATCGCCCTGGAAGAGCGGCTCCAGGGGGAGGGGTACCAGGTGTATCTGACCTGGGACCTGGACGCGTTGCCTTCGTACGGCGAGCGCGTCGTGGCGGTGGTGCTGGGCGATGAGTGGTGCCGCGTGCCGGCCTACGCGCAGCGCGTGCATCGGTTGTTCAAGTGTTACGGCATCGGGCCGGACCTCGGCTTTGCGCTGTTCAGCCGGCCGACCTATCAGCGCTTCCTGACGTGGTTCCAGTACCTGCAGGCCGGCATGCGGTACCTGCCGGGCCGGCTCCGGGCGTCGCTGGCGTCGCCGCCGGATGGGATGCCGCTCGGCGAGCGCATCCACCCCATCCCGCTCGGGTATGCCAATCAGATCGAGTTGCCCGTGAAACCGTTGGCGGAGCGGCAGTTCGACCTCTCCTTCGCCGGCAGCGTGGTCCACAAACCCTATCCGATCTGGTCGCCCAAACGCTGGTTTCAGACGCCGAAGAGCCACGCGCGGCAGACCATGCTGGATGGGCTCAAGCGGCTCGTCGGCACGCGCCCCGAGTGGGCGATCGACCTGAAGATTACCGAAAGCTACAAGGCCATCCGGTCGGCCGATCCCAACGAGTACTCCACGCGGATGATGGACACCCGCATCTGCCTCGCGCCCCGGGGGACGTCGATCGAAACGTTCCGTTATTTCGAAGGGATGCGGTATGGATGCATCGTGATCACCGAACGCCTCCCGTCCCGGTGGTTTTACGACGGCGCGCCGGCGCTCATCGTCGACGACTGGAGCGAGCTGGAAGACGTCCTCGACGGCCTGCTCGGGGATCCGGAACGCATGGAGGCGCTCCACCGGGCCTCGCTGAACTGGTGGCGCGACGTCTGTTCGCCCCAGGCCCTCGGGCGCTACATGGCCGACGTCCTCGACGGCCGTTCCCCCCGGGCCGTGAGTCCGCGTAAGGAAATCTCCGTCACGTCCTGAGGCATCCAGGCTATCCGGGTATAGGCCGTATGCGCTAGTCGGATGCGCCATAACCACCCCCCGGGAGCCGGCTCCCGGGCGTACCTTGGTCGTGTCCTGTGAAGCCCGGTTACCCCGGCGAAGCGGTGGGTTAACCACCACCATGAGCCCGCCCGGCGGGGGTTACGTTTTCACCGGCGGTGTCACAGTTTCGTGACACACTCAGGGCAGATTTGGAATCCTTTCCGGGTCGATTCGGAAAAGTGATTCGCTATACTGAGGCTCTAGAGGGTATTTCGTCGCGTTCAGCCCCCCTTGCGCGGCATATGGGCCCCATCTTTGCGTATTGGCCTTCAGAAGGCGCCGGCGTGTCACCCATCCTCCTCTGCCACCACGGCCGTGATCGCGCACTGTCCCTGCAGACGCGCTTCCCGTCGCCCTCTTCGATCCTGGTCAATATGGGTCCTCACTCCGGTGCGGCGCTTTAGAGCCGCCAACCTGTTGCTATGCATTTGTCAAACACATCGTTGAAGGGGAATCGCCTGGCGCTTCATGTATTGGGGATGCTGGCATTCGCTATGCTCGTATCCGGAGCGGGTCCGCTGGATTCGGGAATGGGATCTCCGTACGCGCGCGTGGCCCCCGTGGCGGTAAACGACCTCTACACCGTCGTCGAAGGCACGACCCTCACCGTGGCGGCGCCGGGCGTGTTGCTCAACGATACCGGCGCGACGAGCGCCGTGATCGAAACGGAGCCGGCGCACGGGACGGTCGTGTTGAATCCGGACGGCTCCTTCGTCTACACCCACGACGGCCTCAGCACGATGGCCGACGCCTTCACCTACCGGGCCGGCGACGGCGTGACGCAAAGCGCGCCGGCCACGGTGACGCTGGCCATCACCCCGATCTCGTTCGGCGTGAGCGCCATCACGGGGCACACCATCACGCAGCCGACCTCGTTGCAATTCGGCCCCGACGGCATCCTCTACGTCCTCCGTAAAAAGGGCCAGATCAATGCGCTCACCCTCGAGCGCACCGCCGCCAACCAGTACACGCTCGTTTCCGAGGAAGTCCTCGGTACGGTGCGGAGCATCGTCAACCACAACGACGACGGGCAGGTCAACGCCTCGGTCAAGATCCGCCAGGGCACCGGCCTGGTGGTGGGCGGGACGGCCGACAATCCGGTCATCTACGCCAGTTCGAGCGATTCGCGGGTAGGAGGGCAGGAAAACAACCCGGATACGGGGCTGGACACCAACTCCGGCGTGATATCGCGCATCCGGTGGATCGGGGCGAACCGTACGGATCCGGCCGGCTACTGGGAGCACGTCGATATCGTCCGCGGCCTGCCGCGATCCGAGGAGAACCATGCCAACAACGGCATGGCGTTCAGCGTTACGGGGGATACCCTGTTCGTAGCCATGGGCGGCTTCACGAACGCCGGCGCCCCGTCGAACAACTTTGCCTACATCAACGAATACGCCCTCTCGGCAGCCATCGTGTCGATCGATCTCGCCGCCGTCGAGGCGATGCCGGTGCAGGTCGATGCCCAGGGTCAGTCCTATATCTATGACCTCCCGACGCTGGACGACCCGACGCGCGCCAACGCGAACGGCATCGACGACCCGACCGTCCCCGGCTACAACGGCGTCGACGTCAACGACCCGTGGGGCGGCAACGACGGGCTGAATCAGGCCAAGATCGTCCCGGGCGGTCCGGTGCAGGTCTATTCGCCGGGCTACCGCAATCCGTACGACGTGGTCGTGACCCGCACGCCGGGGCGCGCCGGCCGGATGTACACGATCGACAACGGCGCCAACCGGGGCTGGGGCGGCCATCCCTTTGGCGAGACCTCGTACCCGGGGGCCGACGCCGGCGTCTGCACCAACAATTACGACCCCGCCGAACCGGGATCCAGCAATCCGGGGCCGCACGACGACACCGTCAACAACGAAAACGGCCTGCATTACGTCCGCGAACTCCAGCCGGGCGATGAAAACTATGCGGCCCCCGGCGAGCGGTATTACGCCGGCCACCCGTCGCCCATCCGCGGCAACCCGGCCGGGGCGGGCCTTTATACGGGCGAATACAACGCCGACCCCACGCTGAACACCGGCGTCTGGCGCGACGGCTCGGACCCCGCGTATCCGTTGCCGGCGGACTGGCCGCCCGTGCCCGTCGATCAGGCCAATCCGGCCGAGTGCGACTTCCGC encodes:
- a CDS encoding glycosyltransferase, translating into MKPRNTYFVCLGQGKAPIAWDPFDQERQINLHTDYFGKAMIALEERLQGEGYQVYLTWDLDALPSYGERVVAVVLGDEWCRVPAYAQRVHRLFKCYGIGPDLGFALFSRPTYQRFLTWFQYLQAGMRYLPGRLRASLASPPDGMPLGERIHPIPLGYANQIELPVKPLAERQFDLSFAGSVVHKPYPIWSPKRWFQTPKSHARQTMLDGLKRLVGTRPEWAIDLKITESYKAIRSADPNEYSTRMMDTRICLAPRGTSIETFRYFEGMRYGCIVITERLPSRWFYDGAPALIVDDWSELEDVLDGLLGDPERMEALHRASLNWWRDVCSPQALGRYMADVLDGRSPRAVSPRKEISVTS